The following are encoded together in the Panicum virgatum strain AP13 chromosome 6K, P.virgatum_v5, whole genome shotgun sequence genome:
- the LOC120712888 gene encoding uncharacterized protein LOC120712888 isoform X1, translated as MAEEERRRFANLRSVRWRVDLGILPASPEASVDELRRAAADSRRRYVSLRRRLMVDPHLPKEEDRSSNLVVDNPLSQNPDSSWGRFFRGAELEKTVDQDLSRLYPEDGSYFQTPNCQSMLRRILLMWCLQHPECGYRQGMHELLAPLVYVLQVDIDKLSQVRKLHEDCFNDDFDGVPFPDTDMVFSYKPRKDSKWHSRDDNGNDSERTSKVNSLDELDRDTKEIILLSDAYGAEGELGVVLSERFMEHDAYSIFDGLMDGGSGVVRMAEFFSAPNVGSSSSLPPVIEASSSLFHLLSIVEPSLHSHFIELDVEPQYFALRWLRVLFGREFCLNDLLFVWDEVFACSNDMLLRENEEYNFKILCSSRGAFIAAMAVSMILHLRSSLLATEINTSCLQRLLNFPNNVDVHKLIEKAKSLQSIAIDASTTSPSFLSKKDSYDYDRVYSNLATSTPPRTPLHPLPESYWEEQWRNLHKDGAAPKEIEKVQSYKRSLKKSLSQRLGLSRTESDPSPVKVFNVKNDTKSSVRRCLLNSYSDSEVAGKIQHDEFPIISIHKEPVASAERPSHLKVKPASEILTVSQSSVTNVNPLIDSPSKSADESSTKKVENCSSGESSPVFYAATAGNEPENCPDNDSERSSITSNSCAGDDDRDEVLQDESFSGSCENKVALEATTSENNADPVGPSERSVVSNERKPFINKLQWFLRFGRPSGEGNVEKGSVEISDDKHGVVPPSACPPDVSLDNSRGGVNLASGDKKVMGTLKNIGQNMLENIQVIESAFQQDRGQPSAMENFSNNILGGKGQVTAMAALTELRKISNLLREM; from the exons atggcggaggaggagaggcggcgGTTCGCAAATCTGCGAAGCGTCCGGTGGCGGGTCGATCTCGGCATCCTGCCGGCGTCGCCTGAGGCCTCCGTcgacgagctccgccgcgcggcggccgaTTCACGGAGGAG ATATGTTAGTTTGAGGCGCCGCCTTATGGTAGACCCACATCTTCCGAAGGAAGAAGACAGATCATCCAACCTCGTCGTTGATAACCCGCTCTCTCAGAACCCAG ATAGCAGCTGGGGCCGTTTTTTTAGAGGGGCTGAGCTGGAGAAGACTGTTGACCAAGACTTGTCCCGATTGTATCCAGAAGATGGTAGTTACTTCCAAACGCCCAATTGCCAGTCCATGCTGAGAAGAATACTGTTAATGTGGTGCCTTCAGCACCCGGAGTGTGGATATCGCCAAG GAATGCACGAACTACTAGCTCCTCTAGTGTATGTTCTTCAAGTTGACATTGATAAACTGTCTCAAGTACGGAAGCTCCATGAGGACTGTTTCAATGATGATTTTGATGGAGTGCCTTTCCCAGATACCGATATGGTTTTCAGTTATAAACCAAGAAAGGACTCAAAATGGCATTCTAGAGATGACAATGGCAATGATTCTGAAAGAACTTCCAAAGTTAACAGTCTTGATGAGCTTGACAGGGATACAAAAGAAATAATTTTACTTAGTGATGCGTATGGGGCTGAGGGTGAACTAGGTGTTGTATTATCTGAAAGGTTCATGGAACATGACGCCTATTCGATATTTGATGGTTTGATGGATGGAGGTAGCGGAGTGGTTCGCATGGCAGAGTTTTTCTCAGCACCCAATGTTGGATCTAGCTCAAGCCTTCCACCTGTTATTGAAGCCTCATCATCTTTATTTCATTTGCTTTCCATTGTTGAGCCATCTCTTCATAGCCATTTCATTGAGCTAGATGTGGAACCACAATATTTTGCTCTTCGTTGGCTGCGGGTCTTGTTTGGACGAGAGTTCTGCCTCAACGATCTTTTATTCGTGTGGGATGAGGTTTTTGCTTGTTCCAATGATATGCTGCTTAGAGAAAATGAAGAATACAACTTCAAGATCTTGTGCTCATCTAGAGGGGCATTCATTGCAGCCATGGCAGTCTCTATGATTCTTCACCTTAGATCATCTTTATTGGCTACTGAAATCAATACATCATGTCTTCAGAGATTACTGAACTTTCCAAACAATGTTGACGTGCATAAGCTAATTGAGAAAGCCAAATCTCTGCAGTCTATTGCTATTGATGCAAGCACGACATCTCCATCTTTCCTATCAAAGAAGGATAGCTATGATTATGATAGGGTTTACAGTAATCTTGCTACTTCAACTCCTCCAAGGACCCCATTGCATCCATTACCTGAGAGTTACTGGGAAGAGCAGTGGAGAAACCTGCATAAGGATGGAGCAGCTCCCAAGGAGATTGAAAAGGTTCAATCCTACAAGAGGTCATTAAAGAAATCTTTGAGCCAGAGGCTTGGTTTATCTAGGACAGAGTCGGATCCTTCTCCAGTTAAGGTATTCAATGTGAAGAATGACACCAAGAGTTCAGTGAGACGTTGTCTTTTGAATTCCTATTCAGACTCTGAAGTTGCTGGAAAAATTCAGCATGATGAATTCCCTATCATCTCAATTCATAAGGAGCCTGTTGCAAGTGCTGAAAGGCCTTCACATCTAAAGGTAAAGCCAGCAAGTGAGATTTTAACAGTAAGTCAATCAAGTGTGACAAATGTCAATCCTCTTATTGACTCACCGTCAAAATCTGCTGATGAGAGTTCAACAAAAAAAGTAGAAAATTGTTCAAGTGGTGAGAGTTCTCCTGTATTTTATGCGGCCACTGCTGGTAATGAGCCTGAGAATTGTCCTGACAATGATTCTGAGAGAAGTAGCATCACTTCAAATTCATGTGCTGGTGATGATGATAGGGATGAAGTTTTGCAAGACGAGTCATTCAGTGGTAGCTGCGAGAACAAAGTCGCCTTAGAAGCAACGACATCTGAAAACAATGCAGATCCTGTTGGACCATCCGAGAGAAGTGTGGTATCTAATGAAAGAAAGCCATTCATAAATAAGCTACAATGGTTCTTGAGGTTTGGCAGACCTTCAGGTGAAGGCAATGTGGAGAAGGGCAGTGTCGAGATATCGGATGATAAACATGGTGTTGTTCCTCCCAGCGCTTGCCCTCCTGATGTGAGTTTAGATAACTCCCGTGGTGGCGTAAACTTGGCTTCTGGTGATAAAAAGGTCATGGGCACACTCAAGAACATTGGACAGAACATGCTTGAAAATATACAG GTGATCGAGTCAGCGTTCCAGCAAGACCGTGGCCAGCCAAGCGCCATGGAGAACTTCTCAAACAACATCCTTGGAGGAAAAGGGCAGGTGACAGCCATGGCAGCTCTGACCGAGCTCCGCAAGATCAGCAACCTGCTCCGCGAGATGTAA
- the LOC120713534 gene encoding wall-associated receptor kinase 2-like has protein sequence MSSPALLLLAVLAMAARLAASLIGHPGCQTRCGDVDIPYPFGIAGTGAWGVNCSLPGFEIIRCVVRSGAGSLAVVEPVLADTNITVLSLSVMPRPEARVLLPVAWQCFNSSGGITNYSDATVRFNPAGVYRISDTHNELFVLGCNTLAYTNNGPPGRLPYSYTGRMTFCNDSQSAQDGKCAGVGCCHVDIPPGLTDNLMQFGDPNSWSHDDQDFSPCDYGFIVEKGNYSFRASDLTTMPRSKRMPLRLDWAIRNGSSSASVSCAAAKNKPHYACLSDHSECVNSTNGPGYFCNCTQGYEGNPYIVNGCTTSYGIDGTEIWIKF, from the coding sequence ATGTCGTCGCCGGCATTGCTCCTGCTGGCCGTGCTGGCTATGGCGGCCCGGCTGGCGGCGAGCCTCATCGGCCATCCAGGCTGCCAGACGAGATGCGGCGACGTGGACATCCCCTACCCGTTCGGCatcgccggcaccggcgcctgGGGCGTGAACTGCTCCCTCCCGGGCTTCGAGATCATCAGGTGCGTCGTCAGGAGCGGCGCCGGTAGCCTCGCCGTCGTGGAGCCCGTCCTGGCGGACACCAACATCACCGTGCTGAGCCTTTCCGTGATGCCGCGGCCGGAGGCCCGGGTGCTGCTGCCCGTGGCGTGGCAGTGCTTCAACTCCTCCGGCGGCATCACCAACTACTCCGACGCCACGGTGAGGTTCAACCCGGCCGGCGTGTACCGCATCTCCGACACCCACAATGAGCTCTTCGTCCTCGGCTGCAACACCCTGGCGTACACCAACAACGGGCCGCCCGGCCGCCTCCCCTACTCCTACACCGGTCGCATGACCTTCTGCAACGACTCCCAGAGCGCGCAGGACGGCAAGTGCGCCGGCGTCGGCTGCTGCCACGTCGACATCCCGCCGGGGCTCACCGACAACTTGATGCAGTTCGGGGACCCTAATTCCTGGTCGCACGACGACCAGGATTTCAGTCCCTGCGACTATGGCTTCATCGTAGAGAAGGGGAACTACTCGTTCCGGGCGTCTGACCTGACGACCATGCCGCGGAGCAAGAGGATGCCGCTGCGGCTCGACTGGGCCATTCGCAACGGCAGCAGCTCCGCGTCCGTGTCGTGCGCTGCCGCCAAGAACAAGCCCCATTACGCTTGCCTGAGCGATCACAGTGAGTGCGTCAACTCCACCAATGGCCCGGGGTATTTCTGTAACTGCACACAGGGATACGAGGGCAACCCCTACATCGTCAACGGATGCACAA
- the LOC120712888 gene encoding uncharacterized protein LOC120712888 isoform X2 — protein sequence MAEEERRRFANLRSVRWRVDLGILPASPEASVDELRRAAADSRRRYVSLRRRLMVDPHLPKEEDRSSNLVVDNPLSQNPDSSWGRFFRGAELEKTVDQDLSRLYPEDGSYFQTPNCQSMLRRILLMWCLQHPECGYRQGMHELLAPLVYVLQVDIDKLSQVRKLHEDCFNDDFDGVPFPDTDMVFSYKPRKDSKWHSRDDNGNDSERTSKVNSLDELDRDTKEIILLSDAYGAEGELGVVLSERFMEHDAYSIFDGLMDGGSGVVRMAEFFSAPNVGSSSSLPPVIEASSSLFHLLSIVEPSLHSHFIELDVEPQYFALRWLRVLFGREFCLNDLLFVWDEVFACSNDMLLRENEEYNFKILCSSRGAFIAAMAVSMILHLRSSLLATEINTSCLQRLLNFPNNVDVHKLIEKAKSLQSIAIDASTTSPSFLSKKDSYDYDRVYSNLATSTPPRTPLHPLPESYWEEQWRNLHKDGAAPKEIEKVQSYKRSLKKSLSQRLGLSRTESDPSPVKVFNVKNDTKSSVRRCLLNSYSDSEVAGKIQHDEFPIISIHKEPVASAERPSHLKVKPASEILTVSQSSVTNVNPLIDSPSKSADESSTKKVENCSSGESSPVFYAATAGNEPENCPDNDSERSSITSNSCAGDDDRDEVLQDESFSGSCENKVALEATTSENNADPVGPSERSVVSNERKPFINKLQWFLRFGRPSGEGNVEKGSVEISDDKHGVVPPSACPPDVSLDNSRGGVNLASGDKKVMGTLKNIGQNMLENIQNAVQSNAWE from the exons atggcggaggaggagaggcggcgGTTCGCAAATCTGCGAAGCGTCCGGTGGCGGGTCGATCTCGGCATCCTGCCGGCGTCGCCTGAGGCCTCCGTcgacgagctccgccgcgcggcggccgaTTCACGGAGGAG ATATGTTAGTTTGAGGCGCCGCCTTATGGTAGACCCACATCTTCCGAAGGAAGAAGACAGATCATCCAACCTCGTCGTTGATAACCCGCTCTCTCAGAACCCAG ATAGCAGCTGGGGCCGTTTTTTTAGAGGGGCTGAGCTGGAGAAGACTGTTGACCAAGACTTGTCCCGATTGTATCCAGAAGATGGTAGTTACTTCCAAACGCCCAATTGCCAGTCCATGCTGAGAAGAATACTGTTAATGTGGTGCCTTCAGCACCCGGAGTGTGGATATCGCCAAG GAATGCACGAACTACTAGCTCCTCTAGTGTATGTTCTTCAAGTTGACATTGATAAACTGTCTCAAGTACGGAAGCTCCATGAGGACTGTTTCAATGATGATTTTGATGGAGTGCCTTTCCCAGATACCGATATGGTTTTCAGTTATAAACCAAGAAAGGACTCAAAATGGCATTCTAGAGATGACAATGGCAATGATTCTGAAAGAACTTCCAAAGTTAACAGTCTTGATGAGCTTGACAGGGATACAAAAGAAATAATTTTACTTAGTGATGCGTATGGGGCTGAGGGTGAACTAGGTGTTGTATTATCTGAAAGGTTCATGGAACATGACGCCTATTCGATATTTGATGGTTTGATGGATGGAGGTAGCGGAGTGGTTCGCATGGCAGAGTTTTTCTCAGCACCCAATGTTGGATCTAGCTCAAGCCTTCCACCTGTTATTGAAGCCTCATCATCTTTATTTCATTTGCTTTCCATTGTTGAGCCATCTCTTCATAGCCATTTCATTGAGCTAGATGTGGAACCACAATATTTTGCTCTTCGTTGGCTGCGGGTCTTGTTTGGACGAGAGTTCTGCCTCAACGATCTTTTATTCGTGTGGGATGAGGTTTTTGCTTGTTCCAATGATATGCTGCTTAGAGAAAATGAAGAATACAACTTCAAGATCTTGTGCTCATCTAGAGGGGCATTCATTGCAGCCATGGCAGTCTCTATGATTCTTCACCTTAGATCATCTTTATTGGCTACTGAAATCAATACATCATGTCTTCAGAGATTACTGAACTTTCCAAACAATGTTGACGTGCATAAGCTAATTGAGAAAGCCAAATCTCTGCAGTCTATTGCTATTGATGCAAGCACGACATCTCCATCTTTCCTATCAAAGAAGGATAGCTATGATTATGATAGGGTTTACAGTAATCTTGCTACTTCAACTCCTCCAAGGACCCCATTGCATCCATTACCTGAGAGTTACTGGGAAGAGCAGTGGAGAAACCTGCATAAGGATGGAGCAGCTCCCAAGGAGATTGAAAAGGTTCAATCCTACAAGAGGTCATTAAAGAAATCTTTGAGCCAGAGGCTTGGTTTATCTAGGACAGAGTCGGATCCTTCTCCAGTTAAGGTATTCAATGTGAAGAATGACACCAAGAGTTCAGTGAGACGTTGTCTTTTGAATTCCTATTCAGACTCTGAAGTTGCTGGAAAAATTCAGCATGATGAATTCCCTATCATCTCAATTCATAAGGAGCCTGTTGCAAGTGCTGAAAGGCCTTCACATCTAAAGGTAAAGCCAGCAAGTGAGATTTTAACAGTAAGTCAATCAAGTGTGACAAATGTCAATCCTCTTATTGACTCACCGTCAAAATCTGCTGATGAGAGTTCAACAAAAAAAGTAGAAAATTGTTCAAGTGGTGAGAGTTCTCCTGTATTTTATGCGGCCACTGCTGGTAATGAGCCTGAGAATTGTCCTGACAATGATTCTGAGAGAAGTAGCATCACTTCAAATTCATGTGCTGGTGATGATGATAGGGATGAAGTTTTGCAAGACGAGTCATTCAGTGGTAGCTGCGAGAACAAAGTCGCCTTAGAAGCAACGACATCTGAAAACAATGCAGATCCTGTTGGACCATCCGAGAGAAGTGTGGTATCTAATGAAAGAAAGCCATTCATAAATAAGCTACAATGGTTCTTGAGGTTTGGCAGACCTTCAGGTGAAGGCAATGTGGAGAAGGGCAGTGTCGAGATATCGGATGATAAACATGGTGTTGTTCCTCCCAGCGCTTGCCCTCCTGATGTGAGTTTAGATAACTCCCGTGGTGGCGTAAACTTGGCTTCTGGTGATAAAAAGGTCATGGGCACACTCAAGAACATTGGACAGAACATGCTTGAAAATATACAG AATGCTGTCCAATCCAATGCATGGGAATAA